The Schaalia dentiphila ATCC 17982 sequence CTTCGCATCGACGAGGCGGGAGCGACGCTCCCACGCGGCACTGCGAGCGAGCAGCGTTTCCGGGGAGGTTCCGCTGGTCCACGAGGCCTCAAGCGCATCACGCAGGGGATGGCTCCACTCGGGGGTGTCCTCCCATGCGTCCGCCCAGGTCGCCCCGAGCCGCAGCGAGGCGGCGGCCCACGTCAGTGCCTCGGTGGTACTGGCGTCGGCCAATGCGTCGAGAGCGCGGGGAATTGCCGCGCCGCAGGCCAGGGCGGAGGCAACGAGGTCGCAGGCAAGCGCGCCGTCTATCCCCTCCTCGACGCGCCTGCACCGAGCAAGGATCCGTCGACACGAGGCGACGCCCGCCGCCCACGCGGCCACACCCACGAAGGCGCACATCCGCCCCGCTGCTCCTCCCATGTAGAACTGCCAGGGCGATGCCCCCAACGCGAGCGCGCACGCGATCCCCACGAGGGGAAGGGCCGCGAGGACACGCGCGGACATGAGCGGGCCGGCGGCGGCGACGCGACGCGCCTCCTCGAGCGCCTGCGCGTCGTCTATCGCGCTGCCGATCGCGTCGAGAACGTCGGCGAGGGGCGCTCCGAGGTCGTGGCTGAATCGGCAGGCGAGGGCGACGGATGCGGCGCTCACACGGGATGCGGCCACTCCCGGTGCCCTTTCTACTCTGCGCAGGGAGCGCCAGCGCGTCGGCGCGCGCGCCCACTCGTCGAGGACGGCAGGGTAGGAATCATCCACGCCGACGCTCCCTCCCGCATCGATGCGCGCCAATGCGAGGCCCCAGGCAAGGGAGGTGGGGGCTCCCGCGCGCAGACGGGTCGCAACCTCAGCGACGAGGAGGGAGAGCTCGCGCGGGGTGGGTGGGCCCTGTGCGCGGCCTCGGTGGCGCGCGGATCTTCCCGGCCCGGGGATTAGCCGACCCCACCGCCCCCGGGCCTCGCGCCCCGGGCTACGGACGCACGTCGGCCGCGCCCATGCGCGCGCGATGCGCTTCTCACGCGCTCCCCGATACACCGCAACACAACACTGACAACACAACGCAACCACGCTTATAACGAACACGCTGACCGCCGCCAGATCGCCAAGGCCGAGGCAGTCCGCGAACGCATCCCAGCCCGCCCTCATAGCCCGACCCGTCGGGCGAGGGAGGCCCATACCTCATGCGTGGTGACGCAGCCATCGGCGGTGGCGCTGAGCGCGAGAGCGCACTCAAGAGACCCGCGAGCGCGCGTGAGGACCCCGACCTCGGACACCCATCGGTGCCCGGAGGGGGCTCGGCGCAGGTGGAGGACGGCGTCGATGGCGCTGGCGGCCTGGGCGGCGACGGCATGCTCGCTCATCCCGGCGAGCGCTCCGAGGGCGGCAAGCCGTGCGGGCACGTCGTGCGCCCCGTTGGCGTGGATCGTCGCCCAACCGCCGTCGTGCCCGGTGTTGAGGGCGGTGAGGACGTCGCGCACTTCGGGGCCTCGGCACTCGCCGAGGACGAGGCGGTCGGGGCGCATGCGCATGGCCGCGCGCACGAGGTCGGCGAGGGTGACCGCGCCCCTCCCCTCGACGTTAGGGGCGCGCTCGATGAGGTGCACGCAGTGCGGATGAGCGGGCGCGATTTCTGTGACCTCTTCGATGCAGACGATCCGCTCACCAGCGGGGACAAGGGCGAGCGCGGCGCTCAGGAGCGTCGTTTTCCCACTTCCGGTTGCCCCGCTGACGAGGACGTTCGCGCGCGAGGCGACAAGGGCCCGCAGGAGCGTCCCCACCGCGCCGGGCAGAGTCCCACAGGCCGCGAGATCCGAGATGCCCAGCCGACGGGTGCCAAGGACGCGCAGGGAGATGAGTGTGCCGGATCCCGACACGGGCGCGAGGACCGCGTGGAGGCGCACGCCCCCGGGCAGGGTGCCGTCCGCGATGGGGCGCGCATCGTCGAGGCGCACGCCGCTGGCGCTCGCGAGGCGGATGGCGGCGCGGCGGGCGTCCGCCTCGTCTCTGATACCGGCGTCCACGCGGACGAGGCCGCCTCCTCGATCGACCCACGCCTGAGTGCCGTTGATGAGGACGTCGGTGACGGCTGGGTCGTCGAGGAGGCTCGCGAGGGGCGGGTCCATGCCGCGTTGCCGGGCGCGTAGGGTCTCCAGGGTGGAGGTGACCGCGGCGGCTCCGCAGCCAGGCGGCGCGGACGCGGCGGCCGCACGAGCGGGGTCCTCACCGCGGGCGAGCAGGCGCAGCGCGTCACGCATGGCGCGCCTCGATCGCGAGGAGCTCGCCCGGTGACGACACGGCCCCGCCTGCACACGCGGTGGAGGCGGATTCGAGGGCGCGGATGAGGCCGCGCAGGTCCCGCCCGGGGCGCGTTGGGGCGCGCAGGATGGAACCGGGGGCGCACGCGCGCAGACCGGCTCCCCAACGCTCACCAGCACTCACAAGCGTGATCGCGGGACATGGAGGGGGAACCGCCGTGCATGTCGCTGACAGTGCGGCGGCCCCCTCCACGTCCCCGTGGGTCACGACGATAAGCGCGTCGGCGTGGATCGCGGACACACATCGGGCGGCTCGCTCGTCCCATCGGCCCGCGTCCACGATAAGGGGCGCGTCGAGGGATCGGCACGCGGCGACCACGCGGGGATCGTCGGCGGCGGCACCGCCTCGGGAGTCCCCGACGAGGGCCCGCACGCCCCCGACGACGGGCAGGTGCTCACGCAGCGACGGTAGATAGGAGTCCTCGGATGCGTCGAGATCCGCCCAGCGTACGCCGGGCACATCATGGTCAGCCGCGAGCGCGACACCGGGCACGGACCCGGATGCGTCGACGACGACTGCTTCGCCAGACCTCGCTCGGCGGGCACCGCGCTCCCCGCGCCGCACACCCCCTCGGACACTCCGACGACTCCCGCGCTCGCGTGCCAGCAGCCGCACAATGCCGGTGACCCCAACCCCGCCGGCGATCCCGGCGACCACCCACACCGCACCCGATCGTCGCGTGCGGGAGGATGCCTCGGCAATGAGGGACACGAGAAGCGCGGTGTCCACCGGTAGTCTCACCTGACCGCCCTGCCCGACGCGCACGCAGGGTGTTCCCTCGGGCACGGGAGCCGACGCGGAGGCGAGGATTAACGAGGCTTGGCCCGGGTTCGAGCACACGCGCGCCCCTGCGAGCACTACGGCATTGCGCACGCCGTCGAGGTCGGGTGGAACGAGTCCGATGAGGGCGACGGTTCCTCGATGTGGGGCGACATGGGCGTTCATAAGACGACGATGCGCCCGCACCGGTAATCTGGTCCACCCGCGTGCGCGTCCCTGTGGACAACGCCAACCCGAGGTGCGAGGCTGTGCATAGAGGGGTCCGATGGAGGACCCCTGTGGATTGAGCCAACGCTGGAGTAAACGCAATGGTACGCGCGGCCTTTTTCGACCTGGATAAGACGATTCTGGACACGTCCTCGAACGTGGCTCTGTCCGGCCCGTTCATCGAGGCCGGCCTCATGAATCGGCGCACCGCACTCACCTCCGTCCTGGTTCAGCTGCCCTACCTGCTCGCGGGCGCGGACGAATCGCGCATGGAGCAAATGGCGCAGGCACTGGGACGCATGGGGCGAGGCTGGAACGCCGCGTTCCTTGAGGCAACGGTGGAGGACGCGCTCGAGCGCACGATCCAGCCCGTCTGCTACGCGCAGGCGCTCGCGCGCATCGAGCAGCACAAGCGCGCGGGAGACATCATCGTCATCGCCTCGGCATCGGTCGAGCAGGTGGTACGTCCCATCGCGCAGATGCTGGGGGCGGACGAGGTCCTCGCCTCGCGCGCAGCGGTCGACGAGGACGGGTGTTTCACGGGCGAGATCACGCACTTCAACCAGGCGCAGGGCAAGGCGGATGCCTGCGAGGCCCTGGCTCGCGCGCGCGGCTGGGACCTGTCAGACTGCTCGGCCTACTCGGATTCGGTGTCAGACGCGCCGCTCCTGCGCCTCGTCGGCCACCCCTACGCGGTCAACCCGGACCGCGGCCTGCGCGAGATGGCGCAGCGCGAAGGCTGGCCCACCCTCACGTTCACGTCCACGGTGCGCGTCCTGCCGCGCGAGGTTCCTACGCCCGCGAAGGTCGCGGTGCCTTTCATCGCCGGCGTCGCCGTGGGCGCGGCGGCCTGCGCGCTCCTGCGCCGCTGAGAAACAGCCCTAGGAGAGGCGGCCTGCCTGCACGTGGCGGGCGACGTCGCGCCCCACCTGGGCGCCGTAGACGACTCCCGCACAGTAGTGGATGATCCACCGGGCCAGGCCGGCCTCGTCGGCGCTCACCCACCCGGCGAGTTCGCGTCCCGCGCGCGCCGGATCGAGCGCGTCGTAGGCGCTGGGCACGCACACACCGGTTGGGTCGACGCCTCGGGTCACGAGGATCCAGCGCGCCAGTCCGCCTCCCACGACGGACGAGGCCGGGTCAAAGACACGCCGGAAACGGAAATGTGCGGTCAGGGCGGCAGCGACGGCGAGGCCGGGCGCATCGCAGCACGTGTAGGCGAGGGCGGGCGCGAGCAGGGACGGGTCGGCGGGCACGGCGACGGACCGCGACTCGACGAGGCCGGCGGCAACGAGACCCGAGCAGGCATCCCTGTGCAGTCCAGCGATCAGCGCGGGCAGGGGCGTGGGGGCGACGCGCGCACCGCCTTGGGAGCGGGTGTTGAGCGCGGGGAAGCGCGAGGCCAGGTTCCACTGCGAGCGCCAGATCCCCAGCGCGAGGGCAGCCCCCGGATCCGAGGCCGCTCCCCCTTCGTCAGCCATGGACAGGGCACGCACGTCGTCGACGCTCGTGCGGGCGCCCTCGATGATGGACAGGGCGGCGGCCTCGCGCACAGCGGCCTCCGCGCGCGCTTCCTCCCAGCCTCGGCGCAGTCCCTCACTAAAGCGCAGGTCGGCGAGTGCCGTGTGGGCCTCGTTCATGGCGGAGGCGACGTCAGGGCAGGCTGCCGCCGCGCACAACACGGCGGGTGCGGGGTCGACGAGGGCTTCGATACTCACCCCTCTACACTAGGGGCATGACGCTTTTGCAGCATCGAAACCTCTCCGCGCGCCTGCGCTCGGGGTTGTTTGCGTTCGTTTTCGCCCCGATCGCCCTGGTGTTCCTGGGGTCCTCGATGGTTGACGTGCAGGCGTTGGCCTCGGTCGGCCAGCCCTTGGCCTCGGTCGAGGGACTCATCGGCATGGCGCTCGCGTCACTGCTGCTGGCCCTCATCGCCCTCAATTGCGAGGAGTCGAGCGCGGGCATGGTCGTAACCTTCGTGTGGTCGATCGTCGTGGGGGTGGCCCAGTTCTTCGGCGTGGCGCGCCTTCCTTTTCTCATGAAGTCATCCGTGGGCGCCGAGGATGTCATCGCGGGTGTGTCCTGGTGCCTGTACCCGGTGTGCATGTCGCTCATGCTTGGTGCGTGCGCGCTGACGATCAAGTCGGTGCGAGTGCGCGCCGGTAAGAGCACGCGCGTGCCTCTGGCCCGCGTACACCGCCACGGATTCGGGACGACGGTAGCGCTTCCCGCAGCGGTCGCGGCGGGCACGCTGATGGTCGCGGCGGCCCCCTCGGACACGACAAACGTCGCGGCCATGGGCCTGGAGGGGGTCACCGAGGGCTTCGAGCCGATGCACTGGCTCGCGCTCGGAGCGGGCATCGCGTTCGCGGTGCTCGTCGTGAGCGCCCGCTGGTCGATCACGGGCACGCAGATCGCGAGCTGGTTCATTTTGGTGCTCCCCACGTACGTGGTCCTGCCCGTGTGGGCGTCGCTGACGGGCAACGTGATCGTCCCCGGCCCGTCCCTGCTGACGAAGATGGCGCTCGCGAGC is a genomic window containing:
- a CDS encoding TadA family conjugal transfer-associated ATPase, whose product is MRDALRLLARGEDPARAAAASAPPGCGAAAVTSTLETLRARQRGMDPPLASLLDDPAVTDVLINGTQAWVDRGGGLVRVDAGIRDEADARRAAIRLASASGVRLDDARPIADGTLPGGVRLHAVLAPVSGSGTLISLRVLGTRRLGISDLAACGTLPGAVGTLLRALVASRANVLVSGATGSGKTTLLSAALALVPAGERIVCIEEVTEIAPAHPHCVHLIERAPNVEGRGAVTLADLVRAAMRMRPDRLVLGECRGPEVRDVLTALNTGHDGGWATIHANGAHDVPARLAALGALAGMSEHAVAAQAASAIDAVLHLRRAPSGHRWVSEVGVLTRARGSLECALALSATADGCVTTHEVWASLARRVGL
- a CDS encoding HAD family hydrolase, which codes for MVRAAFFDLDKTILDTSSNVALSGPFIEAGLMNRRTALTSVLVQLPYLLAGADESRMEQMAQALGRMGRGWNAAFLEATVEDALERTIQPVCYAQALARIEQHKRAGDIIVIASASVEQVVRPIAQMLGADEVLASRAAVDEDGCFTGEITHFNQAQGKADACEALARARGWDLSDCSAYSDSVSDAPLLRLVGHPYAVNPDRGLREMAQREGWPTLTFTSTVRVLPREVPTPAKVAVPFIAGVAVGAAACALLRR
- a CDS encoding type II secretion system F family protein encodes the protein MDDSYPAVLDEWARAPTRWRSLRRVERAPGVAASRVSAASVALACRFSHDLGAPLADVLDAIGSAIDDAQALEEARRVAAAGPLMSARVLAALPLVGIACALALGASPWQFYMGGAAGRMCAFVGVAAWAAGVASCRRILARCRRVEEGIDGALACDLVASALACGAAIPRALDALADASTTEALTWAAASLRLGATWADAWEDTPEWSHPLRDALEASWTSGTSPETLLARSAAWERRSRLVDAKAQAEELSVRLVGPLGVFFLPAFLSLGIAPLLAHLVGGIGV